A region of Pseudomonas putida DNA encodes the following proteins:
- a CDS encoding NADP-dependent isocitrate dehydrogenase, whose protein sequence is MPTRSKIIYTFTDEAPALATYSLLPIVEAFTASADIAVETRDISLAGRILAAFPEQLGAEKQVGDHLAELGQLATTPEANIIKLPNISASVPQLKAAIKELQGKGFNIPDYADEPSTEAEKESRARYDRIKGSAVNPVLREGNSDRRAPLSVKNYARKHPHKMGAWAADSQSHVAHMTQGDFYGSEKAALIEADDSLRIELVAKDGTTTVLKAKTAVKAAEIVDCATMSRKALKAFIAEQIADAKASGVLLSVHLKATMMKVSDPIMFGVIVEEFYNDVLAKHAAALAEVGFNANNGIGDLYARIKDLPADKQAEIEADIQALYAVRPALAMVNSDKGITNLHVPSDVIVDASMPAMIRDSGKMWNTAGELQDAKAVIPDRCYAGIYQATIEDCKVNGAFDPTTMGSVPNVGLMAQKAEEYGSHDKTFQIQADGVVRVVDGKGQVVLQQNVEAGDIFRMCQTKDAPIQDWVKLAVNRARLSNTPAVFWLDPARAHDGVMIEKVQQYLKDHDTAGLDIRVLAPVDAIKFSLARIREGKDTISVTGNVLRDYLTDLFPIMELGTSAKMLSIVPLMNGGGLFETGAGGSAPKHVQQLVEENFLRWDSLGEFLALAASLEHLGNTYDNPRAKVLANTLDQATGKFLDTNKSPSRKVGGIDNRGSHFYLTLYWAEALAAQADDAALQARFAPLAKALAENEATIVAELNAVQGKPADIGGYYAPDAELTAKVMRPSQTFNSAIAAL, encoded by the coding sequence ATGCCCACCCGTTCCAAGATCATCTATACCTTCACCGACGAAGCCCCCGCCCTCGCCACCTACTCGCTGCTGCCGATCGTCGAAGCGTTCACCGCCTCGGCTGACATCGCCGTCGAAACTCGCGACATTTCCCTGGCTGGCCGTATCCTCGCGGCTTTCCCGGAGCAACTGGGCGCCGAGAAGCAAGTAGGCGATCACTTGGCGGAACTGGGCCAACTGGCTACCACCCCTGAAGCCAACATCATCAAGCTGCCGAACATCAGCGCCTCGGTACCGCAGCTCAAGGCCGCGATCAAGGAACTGCAAGGCAAGGGCTTCAACATCCCTGATTACGCCGACGAGCCGTCCACCGAGGCCGAGAAAGAATCCCGCGCCCGTTACGACCGCATCAAGGGCAGCGCCGTGAACCCGGTACTGCGCGAAGGCAACTCCGACCGCCGCGCGCCGCTGTCGGTCAAGAACTACGCACGCAAGCACCCGCACAAGATGGGCGCCTGGGCCGCCGACTCGCAGTCGCACGTTGCCCACATGACCCAAGGCGACTTCTACGGCAGCGAAAAGGCCGCACTGATCGAGGCTGACGACAGCCTGCGCATCGAGCTGGTCGCCAAAGACGGCACCACCACCGTCCTCAAGGCCAAGACTGCGGTCAAGGCTGCCGAGATCGTCGACTGCGCCACCATGAGCCGCAAGGCCCTGAAAGCCTTCATCGCCGAGCAGATCGCCGATGCCAAGGCCTCCGGCGTACTGCTGTCGGTCCACCTGAAAGCCACCATGATGAAGGTCTCCGACCCGATCATGTTCGGCGTCATCGTCGAAGAGTTCTACAACGACGTACTGGCCAAGCACGCCGCAGCACTGGCTGAAGTGGGCTTCAACGCCAACAACGGCATCGGCGACCTGTACGCCCGCATCAAGGACCTGCCAGCTGACAAGCAGGCCGAGATCGAAGCCGACATCCAGGCCCTGTACGCCGTTCGCCCGGCCCTGGCCATGGTCAACTCCGACAAAGGCATCACCAACCTGCACGTGCCGAGCGACGTCATCGTCGACGCCTCGATGCCGGCCATGATCCGTGACTCGGGCAAGATGTGGAACACCGCAGGTGAGCTGCAAGATGCCAAGGCGGTCATCCCGGATCGCTGCTACGCCGGCATCTACCAGGCCACCATCGAAGACTGCAAAGTCAACGGCGCCTTCGACCCGACCACCATGGGCAGCGTGCCGAACGTTGGCCTGATGGCGCAGAAAGCCGAAGAGTACGGCTCCCACGACAAGACCTTCCAGATCCAGGCCGATGGCGTGGTACGTGTGGTCGATGGCAAAGGCCAGGTCGTGCTGCAGCAGAACGTCGAAGCCGGTGACATCTTCCGCATGTGCCAGACCAAAGACGCGCCGATCCAGGACTGGGTCAAGCTGGCCGTCAACCGTGCCCGCCTGAGCAACACCCCAGCGGTGTTCTGGCTGGACCCGGCTCGCGCCCACGACGGTGTGATGATCGAGAAGGTGCAGCAGTACCTGAAAGATCACGACACCGCCGGCCTGGACATCCGTGTTCTGGCACCGGTCGATGCCATCAAGTTCTCCCTGGCCCGCATCCGCGAAGGCAAGGACACCATTTCGGTGACCGGCAACGTGCTGCGCGACTACCTGACCGACCTGTTCCCGATCATGGAGCTGGGCACCAGCGCCAAGATGCTGTCGATCGTCCCGCTGATGAACGGCGGTGGCCTGTTCGAAACCGGCGCTGGCGGTTCGGCACCCAAGCACGTGCAGCAGCTGGTTGAAGAGAACTTCCTGCGTTGGGACTCGCTGGGTGAATTCCTGGCCCTGGCCGCTTCCCTGGAGCACCTGGGCAACACCTACGACAACCCGCGTGCCAAGGTCCTGGCCAACACCCTGGACCAAGCCACCGGCAAGTTCCTCGACACCAACAAGTCGCCTTCGCGCAAAGTCGGTGGTATCGACAACCGCGGCAGCCACTTCTACCTGACCCTGTACTGGGCCGAAGCCCTGGCCGCTCAGGCTGACGACGCCGCCCTGCAGGCGCGCTTCGCCCCGCTGGCAAAAGCCCTGGCCGAGAACGAAGCGACCATCGTCGCCGAGCTCAACGCCGTTCAGGGCAAGCCGGCCGACATCGGTGGCTACTACGCCCCGGATGCCGAGCTGACTGCCAAGGTGATGCGCCCGAGCCAAACCTTCAACAGCGCCATTGCCGCCCTGTAA
- a CDS encoding NUDIX hydrolase encodes MTWQPHITVATVVEHEGKFLFVEEFKADQHVFNQPAGHLEPNETLPQAALRETLEETAWEVELTGVVGIYLYTAPSNGVTYQRICFAARPVRHHADLSLDSDIVRAVWMTRDELLADPTRWRSELVPRCIDDYLAGPLHSLALLRD; translated from the coding sequence ATGACCTGGCAACCCCACATCACCGTCGCTACCGTCGTCGAGCACGAAGGCAAATTCCTCTTCGTCGAAGAATTCAAAGCCGACCAGCACGTCTTCAACCAACCCGCTGGCCACCTTGAGCCCAACGAAACCCTGCCCCAGGCCGCCCTGCGCGAAACCCTCGAAGAAACCGCCTGGGAAGTCGAACTGACCGGCGTCGTTGGCATCTACCTGTACACCGCCCCAAGCAATGGCGTCACCTACCAGCGCATCTGCTTCGCTGCCCGCCCCGTACGCCACCACGCCGACCTGAGCCTGGACAGCGACATCGTTCGCGCCGTCTGGATGACCCGCGACGAACTGCTGGCCGACCCAACGCGCTGGCGCAGCGAGCTGGTGCCACGCTGCATCGACGACTACCTCGCAGGCCCCCTGCACAGCCTCGCCCTGCTGCGCGACTGA
- the mnmA gene encoding tRNA 2-thiouridine(34) synthase MnmA: protein MTSPALKDPAKTRVIVGMSGGVDSSVSALLLMEQGYQVEGLFMKNWEEDDGTEYCTAREDLADAQAVCDRIGIKLHTANFAAEYWDHVFEHFLEEYKAGRTPNPDILCNREIKFKAFLDYALSLGADLIATGHYVRRRDTGELTELLKGLDPNKDQSYFLHAVGGKEIARTLFPVGELEKPEVRAIAEKHGLATAKKKDSTGICFIGERRFSDFLKQYLPAQPGEIQTTDGEVIGRHHGLMYHTIGQRQGLGIGGLKDAGDEPWYVLHKDLARNVLVVGQGNEHPWLFSRALLASDIYWVNPIDLSSPRKLTAKVRYRQSDQLCTLELTESGYRAVFDEPQRAVTPGQSVVFYDGEVCLGGGVIEAAEPWSPRA, encoded by the coding sequence ATGACCAGCCCAGCACTCAAAGACCCCGCCAAGACCCGCGTCATCGTCGGCATGTCCGGCGGCGTGGACTCTTCCGTCTCCGCCCTTCTGCTCATGGAGCAGGGGTACCAGGTGGAAGGGCTGTTCATGAAAAACTGGGAAGAGGACGACGGCACCGAATACTGCACCGCCCGCGAAGACCTGGCCGACGCCCAGGCCGTGTGCGATCGCATCGGCATCAAGCTGCACACCGCCAACTTCGCCGCCGAGTACTGGGACCATGTGTTCGAGCACTTCCTCGAAGAATACAAGGCCGGCCGCACGCCCAACCCGGACATCCTCTGCAACCGCGAAATCAAGTTCAAGGCGTTCCTCGACTACGCCCTGTCGCTGGGTGCCGACCTGATCGCCACCGGCCATTACGTGCGCCGTCGCGACACCGGCGAACTCACCGAACTGCTCAAGGGCCTGGACCCGAACAAGGACCAGAGCTACTTCCTGCATGCCGTCGGCGGCAAGGAAATCGCCCGCACCCTGTTCCCGGTCGGCGAGCTGGAAAAACCCGAAGTGCGCGCCATTGCCGAAAAGCATGGCCTGGCCACGGCCAAGAAAAAGGATTCCACGGGTATCTGCTTCATCGGCGAACGCCGTTTCAGCGACTTCCTCAAGCAGTACCTGCCGGCTCAGCCCGGTGAAATTCAGACCACCGACGGCGAAGTGATCGGCCGTCACCATGGCCTGATGTACCACACCATCGGCCAGCGCCAGGGCTTAGGGATTGGCGGCCTGAAGGACGCCGGCGACGAGCCGTGGTACGTGCTGCACAAGGACTTGGCCCGCAATGTGCTAGTGGTCGGCCAGGGCAATGAACACCCTTGGCTGTTCTCCCGCGCCCTGCTCGCCTCGGACATCTACTGGGTCAACCCGATCGACCTCAGCAGCCCGCGCAAGCTCACAGCCAAGGTGCGCTACCGTCAGAGCGACCAGCTCTGCACCCTGGAGCTGACCGAGAGCGGTTACCGTGCCGTGTTCGACGAACCGCAACGCGCTGTCACCCCAGGCCAGTCGGTGGTGTTCTATGACGGTGAGGTGTGCCTGGGCGGCGGCGTGATCGAGGCCGCAGAGCCCTGGAGCCCGCGCGCATGA
- the hflD gene encoding high frequency lysogenization protein HflD, whose translation MSNLQEQLIALGGVFQAAVLVDRIARTGQASEANIGCMLGSLLVRDPKDTLEVFGGDDLNLRDGYRALVGALERDPSSLQREPLRYALSMLGLERQLAKRGDLLDTIGNRLPQIQSQADHFGLVHENVIASSGALYQDTLSTLRQRIQVHGDMRFLQQASNASKIRALLLAGIRAARLWRQLGGHRWQLVFSRRKLLNELYDMMRSAS comes from the coding sequence ATGAGCAACCTGCAGGAGCAATTGATTGCCCTGGGCGGCGTGTTCCAGGCCGCCGTGCTGGTCGACCGCATCGCCCGCACCGGCCAGGCCAGCGAGGCCAACATCGGCTGCATGCTGGGCAGCCTGCTGGTGCGCGACCCCAAGGACACCCTGGAGGTGTTCGGCGGTGACGACCTCAACCTGCGCGACGGTTACCGTGCACTGGTCGGCGCACTGGAGCGCGACCCCAGCAGCCTGCAGCGTGAACCGCTGCGCTATGCCCTGTCGATGCTGGGCCTGGAACGCCAACTGGCCAAGCGCGGCGACCTGCTCGATACCATCGGCAACCGCTTGCCGCAAATCCAGTCGCAAGCTGACCATTTCGGCCTGGTTCATGAAAACGTCATCGCTTCCAGTGGAGCCTTGTACCAGGACACCCTGAGTACCTTGCGCCAGCGTATCCAGGTGCACGGCGACATGCGTTTCCTGCAGCAGGCTAGCAACGCCTCGAAAATCCGCGCCCTGCTGCTGGCCGGCATCCGTGCCGCGCGCCTGTGGCGCCAGCTTGGCGGCCATCGCTGGCAGTTGGTGTTCAGCCGTCGCAAGCTGCTCAACGAACTGTACGACATGATGCGCAGCGCCAGCTGA
- the purB gene encoding adenylosuccinate lyase gives MQLSSLTAVSPVDGRYAGKTQALRPIFSEYGLIRFRALVEVRWLQRLAAHPQISEVPAFSAEANALLDTLATDFKLEHAERVKEIERTTNHDVKAIEYLLKEQAAQLPELAKVSEFIHFACTSEDINNLSHALMLRAGRDDVLLPLMRQIADAIRAQAHALADVPMLSRTHGQPASPTTLGKELANVVYRLERQIAQVAAVPLLGKINGAVGNYNAHLSAYSQIDWEANARAFIEDELGLQFNPYTTQIEPHDYIAELFDAIARFNTILIDFDRDVWGYISLGYFKQKTVAGEIGSSTMPHKVNPIDFENSEGNLGIANALFQHLASKLPISRWQRDLTDSTVLRNLGVGFAHSVIAYEASLKGIGKLEVNTARIAADLDACWEVLAEPIQTVMRRFNIENPYEKLKELTRGKGITPEALLTFIDGLDMPADAKAELKQLTPATYIGNAAAQAKRI, from the coding sequence ATGCAGCTTTCCTCGCTCACTGCGGTTTCCCCTGTAGACGGCCGTTATGCCGGCAAAACCCAGGCCTTGCGCCCCATTTTCAGCGAATACGGCCTGATCCGTTTCCGCGCCCTGGTCGAAGTGCGCTGGTTGCAGCGCCTGGCCGCCCACCCGCAGATCAGCGAAGTGCCGGCGTTCTCCGCCGAAGCCAACGCCCTGCTGGACACCCTGGCCACCGACTTCAAGCTCGAGCACGCCGAACGCGTCAAGGAAATCGAGCGCACCACCAACCACGACGTCAAGGCCATCGAGTACCTGCTCAAAGAGCAGGCCGCCCAGTTGCCTGAACTGGCCAAGGTCAGCGAGTTCATCCATTTCGCCTGCACCAGCGAGGACATCAACAACCTGTCCCACGCCCTGATGCTGCGCGCCGGCCGTGACGACGTGCTGCTGCCGCTGATGCGCCAGATCGCCGACGCCATCCGCGCCCAGGCCCACGCCCTGGCCGACGTGCCGATGCTGTCGCGCACCCACGGTCAGCCGGCTTCGCCGACCACCCTGGGCAAAGAGCTGGCCAACGTCGTGTACCGCCTGGAGCGCCAGATCGCCCAGGTAGCCGCCGTGCCGCTGCTGGGCAAGATCAACGGCGCCGTAGGCAACTACAACGCCCACCTGTCGGCCTACTCGCAGATCGACTGGGAAGCCAACGCCCGCGCCTTCATCGAAGACGAGCTGGGCCTGCAGTTCAACCCGTACACCACGCAGATCGAGCCGCACGACTACATCGCCGAGCTGTTCGACGCGATCGCCCGCTTCAACACCATCCTCATCGATTTCGACCGCGATGTGTGGGGCTACATCTCCCTGGGTTACTTCAAGCAGAAGACCGTCGCCGGTGAAATCGGCTCGTCGACCATGCCGCACAAGGTCAACCCGATCGACTTCGAAAACTCCGAAGGCAACCTGGGTATCGCCAACGCGCTGTTCCAGCACCTGGCCAGCAAGCTGCCGATCTCGCGCTGGCAGCGCGACCTGACCGACTCCACCGTGCTGCGCAACCTGGGCGTGGGCTTCGCTCACAGCGTCATCGCCTACGAAGCCAGCCTCAAGGGCATCGGCAAGCTGGAAGTCAACACCGCACGCATCGCCGCCGACCTGGACGCCTGCTGGGAAGTGCTGGCCGAGCCGATCCAGACGGTCATGCGCCGCTTCAACATCGAGAACCCCTACGAGAAGCTCAAAGAGCTGACCCGTGGCAAGGGCATTACCCCTGAAGCGCTGCTGACCTTCATCGACGGCCTGGATATGCCAGCCGACGCCAAGGCCGAGCTCAAGCAACTGACCCCTGCCACCTACATCGGTAACGCGGCAGCGCAGGCCAAACGCATCTAA
- a CDS encoding cupin domain-containing protein: MNPDTPLQLLGGISAREFMRDYWQKKPLLVRQAFPDFISPIEPDELAGLALEEEVESRIVLEHGAHPWELRRGPFNEDTFAELPEKDWTLLVQAVDQFVPEVAELLENFRFLPSWRIDDVMISFAAPGGSVGPHFDNYDVFLLQGHGQRNWKIGQMCSSESPLLEHADLRILAEFEQSDEWTLEPGDMLYLPPRLAHYGVAVDDCLTYSVGFRAPSAAEVLTHFTDFLSQFLPDEERYSDADAQPVSDPHQIQHDALDRLKGLLDKHMGDKDLLLTWFGQFMTEPRYPEQVAGEELSEKELIEALEDGAILIRNPSARMAWSELNDDLMLFASGRSCPLPAKLRELLKLVCAADALHIENLAEWLEDEDGLMLVQQLIKQGSLGFANE; the protein is encoded by the coding sequence ATGAATCCTGATACTCCACTGCAGCTGCTGGGCGGCATCTCGGCCCGCGAATTCATGCGCGACTACTGGCAGAAGAAGCCCCTGCTGGTACGCCAGGCCTTCCCCGACTTCATCAGCCCGATCGAACCCGACGAACTGGCCGGCCTAGCGCTGGAAGAAGAAGTCGAGTCGCGTATCGTGCTGGAGCACGGCGCACACCCGTGGGAGCTGCGCCGCGGCCCGTTCAACGAAGACACCTTCGCTGAACTGCCGGAAAAGGACTGGACCCTGCTGGTGCAGGCCGTGGACCAGTTTGTCCCGGAAGTGGCCGAGCTTTTGGAGAACTTCCGCTTCCTGCCCAGCTGGCGCATCGACGATGTGATGATCAGCTTCGCCGCCCCAGGTGGCAGCGTCGGCCCGCACTTCGACAACTATGACGTGTTCCTGCTGCAAGGCCACGGTCAGCGTAACTGGAAAATCGGCCAGATGTGCAGCAGCGAGAGCCCGCTGCTGGAGCACGCAGACCTGCGCATTCTGGCTGAATTCGAGCAGAGCGATGAGTGGACCCTGGAGCCGGGCGACATGCTGTACCTGCCACCCCGCCTGGCGCACTACGGCGTGGCCGTGGATGACTGCCTGACTTACTCGGTCGGCTTCCGTGCACCAAGCGCCGCCGAAGTGCTGACCCACTTCACCGACTTCCTCAGCCAGTTCCTACCGGACGAAGAGCGCTACAGCGATGCCGACGCCCAGCCGGTCAGCGACCCGCACCAGATCCAGCACGATGCCCTCGACCGCCTCAAAGGCCTGCTCGACAAGCACATGGGTGACAAAGACCTGCTGCTGACCTGGTTCGGCCAGTTCATGACCGAGCCGCGCTACCCAGAGCAGGTCGCAGGTGAAGAGCTGAGCGAGAAGGAGCTGATCGAAGCCCTGGAAGATGGCGCCATCCTGATCCGCAACCCAAGCGCGCGCATGGCCTGGTCCGAGCTCAACGACGACCTGATGCTGTTTGCCAGCGGCCGCAGCTGCCCGTTGCCCGCCAAACTGCGTGAACTGCTGAAGCTGGTCTGTGCCGCAGATGCGTTACACATCGAAAACCTTGCAGAGTGGCTGGAGGATGAAGATGGCCTTATGCTGGTACAGCAGTTGATCAAACAAGGAAGCCTGGGATTCGCCAATGAATAA
- a CDS encoding GNAT family N-acetyltransferase, whose protein sequence is MNKIRVRLADWHKDNADIRRIREAVFIAEQHVPPELEWDSDDPSAVHFLALEGDYPIGTARLLPDGTIGRVSVLKDWRGLKVGDALMNAVIVEAQHRDLKQQTLSAQVHATPFYERLGFRVVSEEFLEAGIPHVDMVRDSREIA, encoded by the coding sequence ATGAATAAAATTCGTGTGCGCCTCGCCGACTGGCATAAGGACAACGCCGACATCCGCCGTATCCGTGAGGCGGTGTTCATTGCCGAACAGCACGTTCCGCCGGAGCTCGAGTGGGATTCGGATGATCCAAGCGCAGTGCACTTCCTGGCCCTTGAGGGCGACTACCCGATCGGTACTGCCCGCCTGCTGCCCGACGGCACCATCGGCCGGGTCTCGGTGCTCAAGGACTGGCGCGGGCTGAAGGTGGGCGACGCGCTGATGAATGCGGTCATCGTCGAAGCTCAGCATCGTGACCTGAAGCAGCAAACGCTCAGCGCCCAGGTGCACGCCACGCCGTTCTACGAACGCCTGGGCTTTCGTGTGGTCAGCGAAGAGTTCCTTGAAGCCGGCATCCCGCATGTGGACATGGTGCGCGACTCTCGCGAAATCGCCTGA
- a CDS encoding DNA topoisomerase III, with protein MRLFLCEKPSQAKDIAKVLGATRKADGCWQGTDVCVTWCIGHLLETAPPDSYDERYKRWNLADLPIIPEKWKMLVKPKTASQFKAVKRLLGEARELVIATDADREGEMIARELVEHCRYRGPIQRLWLSALDDASIRKALARLLPGQETFSLYHSALGRSRADWLIGMNMSRLFTLLGRQSGYQGVLPVGRVQTPTLRLVVDRDRSIADFVPVPFWAIDVQLEHAGQGFNAQWRAPEDACDDQGRCLNQALAQQAAADMGNAGTARVAKVATERVREAAPLPFDLGTLQELCSKKFGFGAQETLDIAQALYETHKLITYPRSDCGYLPLSQHAEAPAILAALQRADASLAPLQAHLEPQRRSRAWNDAKVSAHHGIIPTAAASDPARLPAKYKAVYTLIRARYLAQFLPNHEYDRTQADFQCAGHALRAVGKQIVEPGWRRALPEALTPAKGREAPPAQVLPALREGQDCNVQGLHLKDLWTQPPKPFTEGDLIKAMKNVAKLVDDPRLKQKLKETTGIGTEATRASIIQGLLDRGYLVKNGKALSATPAAFSLIDAVPRAIADPGTTAIWEQALDMVQSGEMSLEEFVARQSAWMGKLVERCSGMRMTITGPAAGAAPPWKKKRRASGKSKTTGSKATTGKPRQPRKKAAT; from the coding sequence ATGCGCCTGTTCCTCTGCGAAAAACCCTCCCAGGCAAAAGACATCGCCAAAGTGCTCGGCGCCACGCGCAAGGCCGACGGCTGCTGGCAAGGCACCGATGTCTGCGTGACCTGGTGCATCGGCCACCTGCTCGAAACCGCCCCGCCGGACAGTTACGACGAACGCTACAAGCGCTGGAACCTCGCCGACCTGCCGATCATTCCCGAAAAGTGGAAGATGCTGGTCAAGCCCAAGACTGCCAGCCAGTTCAAGGCCGTCAAGCGCTTGCTCGGTGAAGCTCGCGAGCTGGTGATTGCCACCGATGCCGACCGCGAAGGCGAAATGATCGCCCGCGAGCTGGTCGAACACTGCCGCTACCGCGGGCCGATCCAGCGCCTGTGGCTGTCGGCCCTCGACGACGCTTCCATCCGTAAAGCCCTGGCGCGCCTGCTGCCCGGCCAGGAAACCTTCAGCCTTTATCACTCGGCGCTGGGCCGCTCCCGCGCCGACTGGCTGATCGGCATGAACATGAGCCGGCTGTTCACCTTGCTCGGCCGTCAGTCCGGTTACCAAGGGGTGCTACCCGTAGGCCGGGTGCAGACCCCGACCCTGCGACTGGTGGTGGACCGTGATCGCAGCATCGCTGACTTCGTGCCGGTGCCGTTCTGGGCCATCGACGTGCAACTCGAACATGCAGGCCAAGGTTTCAATGCTCAGTGGCGGGCCCCGGAAGATGCCTGTGACGACCAGGGTCGATGCCTGAACCAGGCACTGGCGCAACAGGCTGCCGCCGACATGGGCAATGCAGGCACTGCCCGAGTGGCCAAGGTAGCGACCGAACGCGTGCGCGAAGCCGCCCCGCTGCCCTTCGACCTGGGTACCCTGCAGGAGCTGTGCTCGAAGAAGTTCGGCTTCGGCGCCCAGGAAACCCTCGATATCGCCCAGGCCTTGTACGAAACCCACAAGCTGATCACCTACCCGCGCAGCGACTGCGGCTACCTGCCGCTGAGCCAGCATGCCGAGGCCCCCGCCATCCTCGCCGCCCTGCAGCGTGCCGATGCAAGCCTCGCGCCGCTGCAGGCGCACCTGGAGCCACAGCGGCGCTCCCGCGCCTGGAACGACGCCAAGGTCAGTGCCCACCATGGCATCATCCCCACCGCTGCCGCCAGCGACCCCGCGCGCCTGCCCGCCAAGTACAAGGCGGTCTACACCCTGATCCGTGCCCGCTACCTGGCGCAGTTCCTGCCCAACCACGAGTACGACCGCACCCAAGCCGATTTCCAGTGTGCGGGCCACGCCCTGCGCGCGGTGGGCAAGCAGATCGTCGAGCCTGGCTGGCGCCGTGCCTTGCCCGAGGCGCTAACCCCGGCCAAAGGCCGCGAGGCGCCGCCAGCCCAAGTTCTGCCAGCCCTGCGCGAAGGCCAGGACTGCAACGTGCAGGGCCTGCACCTCAAGGACCTGTGGACCCAGCCGCCCAAGCCATTCACCGAAGGTGACCTGATCAAGGCGATGAAGAACGTCGCCAAGCTGGTAGATGACCCGCGGCTGAAACAGAAGCTCAAGGAAACCACCGGCATCGGCACCGAGGCGACCCGAGCCAGCATCATCCAGGGCCTGCTCGACCGCGGCTATCTGGTAAAAAACGGCAAGGCCTTGTCCGCCACGCCCGCGGCCTTCAGCCTGATCGACGCCGTGCCACGCGCCATCGCCGACCCCGGTACCACGGCCATCTGGGAGCAGGCACTGGACATGGTGCAAAGCGGTGAAATGAGCCTGGAAGAGTTCGTCGCCCGGCAGTCGGCCTGGATGGGCAAGCTGGTCGAGCGCTGCAGCGGCATGCGCATGACCATTACCGGGCCGGCGGCAGGGGCAGCGCCACCTTGGAAGAAGAAGCGCCGAGCCAGCGGGAAGAGTAAAACCACTGGAAGCAAAGCGACCACAGGCAAGCCAAGGCAACCTCGGAAAAAGGCTGCGACCTGA
- a CDS encoding NAD(P)/FAD-dependent oxidoreductase, with protein sequence MFKQSAQHIATYYAQTYPTRIPLRPTLQGHHDTDVLIVGAGFSGLHTALRLTMAGVRVTLLEASRVAWAASGRNGGQALLGWSCDMPPLEKALGVERTRRLWDSMCWAADEMRELPQRHGFDIDYRLGSLWTAVLPRRVKMLEEALHDAEAKWGYDALRLIGRDELPQWIDSPRYQAALYDAKGAHLNPLKLAQGLASTIEAAGGHIFEQSKVLSYQQTGDGYVTRTEQGEVRSQILVLACNAYIDRLDPALSRRLLPVGSYQVATAPLEADFAKSLLPRNSCAIDNQFVPDYFRLTPDNRLLFGGGCTYLGGIPKDVAGATRPYLERVFPQLAGVAIDYAWGGHIDCSMQRTPDVGREGQRYWLQGFSGHGVLPTLAAARAVSDAILGNDDLLTLYQGIDNGRFPGGDLLAAPLEAAAKAWYRMRDHA encoded by the coding sequence ATGTTCAAGCAATCCGCGCAACACATCGCCACCTACTACGCCCAGACCTACCCCACCCGCATCCCCCTGCGCCCTACCCTGCAAGGCCACCACGACACCGACGTGCTCATCGTCGGCGCAGGTTTCAGTGGCCTGCATACCGCTCTGCGCCTGACCATGGCCGGCGTGCGTGTAACGCTGCTGGAAGCCAGCCGAGTGGCGTGGGCTGCGTCCGGGCGTAACGGCGGCCAGGCATTGCTGGGCTGGTCGTGCGACATGCCGCCGCTGGAAAAGGCACTTGGCGTTGAACGCACCCGGCGCTTGTGGGACAGCATGTGCTGGGCCGCCGACGAAATGCGTGAACTGCCGCAACGTCATGGCTTCGATATCGACTATCGGCTTGGCAGCCTGTGGACAGCCGTACTCCCGCGCCGCGTGAAGATGCTTGAAGAAGCCCTGCACGATGCCGAGGCAAAGTGGGGCTATGACGCCCTGCGCCTGATCGGTCGCGATGAGCTGCCCCAGTGGATCGACAGCCCGCGCTACCAAGCCGCGCTGTATGACGCCAAAGGCGCCCACCTCAACCCACTCAAGTTGGCCCAGGGCCTGGCCAGTACCATCGAGGCAGCCGGCGGCCACATTTTCGAGCAAAGCAAAGTGCTCAGCTACCAGCAGACCGGCGACGGTTATGTAACCCGTACCGAACAGGGCGAGGTGCGCAGCCAAATCCTGGTACTGGCCTGCAATGCCTACATCGACCGCCTCGACCCGGCCCTGTCGCGCCGCTTGCTGCCCGTCGGTTCCTATCAGGTCGCCACCGCGCCACTGGAAGCCGACTTCGCCAAATCGTTGCTGCCACGCAACAGCTGCGCGATCGACAACCAGTTCGTGCCCGACTATTTCCGCCTTACCCCCGACAACCGCCTGCTGTTCGGCGGCGGCTGCACCTACCTGGGCGGCATCCCCAAGGATGTGGCCGGTGCCACCCGCCCCTACCTCGAACGGGTGTTCCCGCAACTGGCTGGGGTGGCCATCGACTATGCCTGGGGCGGCCATATCGACTGCAGTATGCAGCGCACCCCAGACGTCGGGCGCGAAGGGCAGCGCTATTGGCTGCAGGGTTTTTCCGGCCATGGCGTGCTGCCGACGCTGGCCGCAGCACGGGCTGTCAGCGATGCGATCCTCGGCAACGACGACCTGCTGACGCTGTACCAAGGCATCGACAACGGCCGCTTCCCTGGCGGTGACCTGCTGGCGGCCCCCCTGGAAGCCGCCGCCAAGGCGTGGTACAGGATGCGCGACCATGCCTGA